ttgcggggatccatctggaaaccggacggagatataacatatccaagaaattgtatctccgtatggtcaaactggcatttctccagcttACAGTAGAGACCGTTCTTTAACAGGGTTTTGAGTactattctcacatgttcgtgatgtgtctctaggtctggggaatagatgagaatgtcatcTAGGTACACTAAAACGAACATGtggaggtactctcttaggacatcgttaataaaatcctggaataccgctggagcgttgcataatccaaacgacataaccaggtattcgtaatgtcccattctagtattaaatgcagtcatccactcgtgaccgtccttaatcctgactaggttgtacgcacttctgaggtcgagcttagtgaagactcgagctcctttcaacctgtcgaatagctctgatataaggggaataggataAGCGTTTTTTATCggaatcctattcaaacccctatagtctATACAGGAGCGTAGGTCTccctcttttttagagacaaagaagaacccagccccggcgggtgaggaggacctaccgatatgaccctttctgagagcatcctttatatactcctctaaacaaAGGTTTTCTTGGGGGGATAGAGCATACACTCCTCcctttggaggcatagtacctggtaatacatttatggcacagtcatagggtcTATGTGGTGGCAACCCCTCCGACTGGGCCTTGTTGAACACCTCCTTTAAGTCTAAATACTGCAGTGGTATTTGTGTGGTCAGGGGAGGTGCAATGGGAACATTGatggtaccaattggttgtggtatctgctttaagcaaacacctctgcatctctcaccccaactcacaatctctccttcaacccaatctaaatgtggattgtgtttctggagccaagggaaaccgagtattatcggaaatGTTGgcgaagatatgatttgaaaaaacatctcttcagagtgaagaatacccactgagagagtgattggcagagtttcgtgtgtgatgagaggctgggtaagaggccttccatcaatagcCTCTACTGCTAtgggtctctctttctgtcttaagggcaggagaaactttgcagagaattctttgtctaggaaattctccgctgccccagagtcaatcacactgtacagcggttttcttaaaagacaaggtaactctgacaaggaaacggttcttagtcaatttaggggacatatacatcacacctaagatcggtccccgtacgtgccttaggtgtgcaagttttctgggggtgcctctaaataggcagttctCTGGAGCAAGGtatgaaatgcctgggcaaattgatctaacctgtggtccatatcctccaccctattctcACAGGCAGTCATATGATTgaatagttctgcaggatccatgtccctgtcgtaatgtcacgactactagtgtggtccagcacgcagaaactatgtaaacatatacatagacaagaaaaggaaaataaaaggacagagcgtaaaccggaccttagaatggccagactaatacgctagagacagagaatggtcaaagggaaagacgaggtcaaggaagccagaaaatacacaataccgtttacacaagccaagtcagggaaaccagaattcagaataactagggaaaagccaagatcaggataccaggaaatcagattcacaaagataaagcactctcaggaaaccaggaacaggaaaccacgacagggcaaggtactggagtgagttagggatttaaatatccctctcaaaggtctgattgctcagagggcgacctctgaccacAAAATTTGCGTGCGTGTTgacgtgacgtcacgcgcacgtcagtataaacttcgggggcggagctaagtttaggcgcgaccacgcggtcagcgccattttAGATCTGGGCGCGACGGCCGGAGGATGCGGGTGAAGCGGTTGCCGGCTCGCcggtgagcaggtaagctcgtgccgTCGGCTAGACTGTGCCGGTCAGGCACAGCTGTGTCACGCGGCGGGCCAGCAACCGCAACAGTATGTTTATCACTCCAAGGATAAAACACTAAGAAttttaatgcaagagataaaatattttcactgtctcgtaagctgcagttttggacctcatctgTTAAGCAAAATTATTCGAACTCTTTGTCAAcacttaaggattttcttgaagaatcGGAAATGAAACTTGAAGATTAGTCAGATACCGCGTATTATGACGCGACTGACAAGGGGCGCGGTTagagacactccacacacacactccccacCCTCGGCACTACCTCCCGgtccgcgtcatatgacgcgacCAGTGGGGAGGCGGAATCCAGCGAATGACAGACGGACGACCCACATGACCGCACACGTGACTGCACACAGCCGGCAATAATCGTCATGATATGTTAAGTTATTTAAACAGCTACAAGGACCACTACAagttcattgctcctgacgacggcgtgctgaaacgccgaaacgcgcgtcgagctagccttttatttatttatttgcactttATAGGTAGCACTTATGAATTAATttccttttgatttatttaagtTATTTAGACAGGCAGGGACTTGGACTTCAGTAGGCACTAGTGGATTATCCACTGTGCTGTGGTACTTAGGGACAGCCTACCCTCCACAGGGGCTTCTGTTTGGGCTTAGGAACTCGAGGTTTATTAGGGTCTCTTTTTAGAGACAGCTCTTTTCTTAAGTCCTACCCTATTAAGTTCACTCAACTACTTTGTACGATTTTACTGTCAGACTTTACATCTTTGGGGGGTTTACTACGTACCTTCAAATTAGGTAATCAGCCTGCTTCATTTTCAGTGAGCAGCTGCTTGTgctgaggtacttagggacagCCTACCCTCCACAGGGGCTTCTGTTTGGGCTTAGAAACTTGAGGTTTTTTAGGGTCTCTCTTTAGAGACGGCTCTTTTCTTAAGTCCTACCCTATTAAGTTCACTCAACTACTTTGTACGTTTTCACTGTGAGACTTTACATCTTTGGGGGGTCTACGTTGTACCTTTAAATTAGGTAATCAGCTTGCTTCATTTTCAGTGAGCAGCTGCTTGTGTATACATCCCCCTATGACTCCTACCCTACTAAGTACACACTACTTTGTACCATTTTACTGTGAGACTTTTCATCTCTGAGGGGTTTACCATGTACCTTTAAATTAGGACATTAATCAGCTTGCTTtatttacagtgagcagctgccTGTGTATACATCCCTCTATGACTGGTCTATCACTACCTTCCTGTCTATCTATTTTATTTACCTGTGTTTTCCCTTAGGATAattaaaaggtagggactcccttcACTAAATTACTCTCCACATGGGCTTCCTTTAGCCctttctctttctccttttttcctaCAAATATCTGAGGGTTATTCCCTATTCTGGGAGAGTAATCTTTAGGGCTTGTTTGGCACTTATTCATTGGCCACTTCTTCTGACCTCTGAATCAGAGCCATCACTATCTCATTTTGTTAAACTTGAAGATTAAATTCGCAATGAAATTGTAGATCATCTCAGTCATTTAATCACatctattaatcagtattttccattcGTGGATGAAAACAATAATAAGTGGGTTAGAAATCCATTTATAAAAGACAAGCCAGACAATTTTTCTgatgtagattttgagaatctgatCGATATAACTTATGACAGTCAACTAAGCCAAAAGTTTAAAGAAGTTTCTCTTATTGCTTTTTTGGGTGATTTACGCAAAGAATAACCAGAATTGCCCACGTGTgcaatcaaagttctgttgccattTGCCAGCACGTACTTATGTGAAACTGGATTCTCACTTtactcaacaaaaataaagtatcGAAAAAGACTTGACGCAACTGCAGACATGCgaatacaattgtcaacaattaaaccaCATATAAAAGGAATTTGCCAGCTAAACagaacattacactctgctcattgaaaggttTGCTCTGCGCTGAGCTACTCTACGGCACACATATTTTTggggggttccaaagttttgctatACCATGTCAAAAGGATCCAAGGGAAAAATTGACTGGGAAACCCTGTTCTACAGTAAACTAGCATAGGGTTTTTAGGGGTTAGAAATGTGTTCCTGAAAGCAGAACTGTCACgtacagagaagtgacagttccttgtTCTCTCACGCTAGTAAACAATTACTGTGCCACATAaattagtgtgtgtagagtgtatctGAAGTAAGGGGAATGTTGTGTgcattgtctgtgtgtctgattgCAGTGCTGCTTTGTATTCATTTCCCTTACCCAACCCCCATCTCACCTATGCCACcaagaaaaaacacacaatttctcTATTCAACTGTGTTCCCCAGCCCCCAAATTTATTGCTTGCTTTCTTCACAGCAGCCTGATTGCTCACCCCCATGTGGTGTCAGTTTTTGGAGGGGGCTGGGATACAATTTAAAGTCCTATCCATGCCTCTATCCATGGAATTCTGAGCTAGATGAGTTCCCTGTAAAAGAGATGCCGGCTACTCAGTCAGCATAATGAATGATAGATCCTAATTGTATCCTCTATGTGTTGGGTCTACCTATTCATGTATCATAATCGTAATTGTTTATCTACATTCACACACCGTTGGAGGACGATTATCTTGAAACCACAGGTGCTTACATTTCATCCCTTCTAATCTATATTGGTTCCAAGTTCCACTCTCTAGAGTTTGGAGCATCAAGCATCCTTAATGTTCCTATCAAACTTGCTATTTGTATCCCTCCTCTGAACAAACTCTTGTTACAATATTGTAACATAGAAACTTACTTTAGATACAAATTTATAAGTACGCTCTGTGTGTACTGTTTGACTACAGGGcaacttatgcctcgtttccactgagcggatcggtttgggtcggtacagtttggaaggttttgaATGGTCTGGCCTATTCCggcgagcgtttccactgcaagttggaACACCTGGAGGCTTGCGTGGTTTACGCCAAATGTGTGGCATCACACTAGTGCGACAACATACGTGACACTTCAAATAACAATAATGGAGgtcatccagcagctcgtctttgCTCTATTTGGCTTTTGGTTCTTTGAAATCAAAGTACATGCCGCACTTTATGAGAGAAGGTTGCGAGCGGCGAAGAGAAACAcagcagaaaagagaagaaaacttaTGGCTTGGGTCTTGAGCCGGGAGGAGAAGTACCCCTTTGTGCGGCAAAGACAAAGACGGCAGCACTATAGGGTAAGCAACTTTATGCCATTTGTCATGTAGTTCTAcacgtattaaaaaataaaaataatacagaatatgTAAAAAATCGAATATAAGATCGGAAGGatatacattatgtatttaaCAACATACATGTTGcacacatatgtaaaaatcaagaACTACACCTTATACATAAATACtccttatgttatttatgttgctCGCTTTTATACATGATGCTATCTGTCTGTGTAAAGTATTTTATGTTGTATTATTAGTGATATGGTAacatctgtccttttttttttttttttagatgcttcTCCTTTTGTCAAAACAGCGACGCGGACCAGTCATTTGGGCTCTCCGCCGCGCCAATGAGTGGTGGGATGTGACCGTCcctggattcacacacacacagtgggtgcaCAATTTCAGAATGTCGGAGGAAACATTTTTATACCTTTGTGCAAAGCTACGTCCAGCGATGGAGAAGCAAACCACCAACTTCAGAGCCTGTTTGCCTGTGAGGAAAAGAGTTGCCATTGCACTGTGGAAGCTGGCtaccaacagtgaatacagaagtATAGGTCATCTTTTTGGTGTCAGTAAATCATCAGTGTGCCGGTGTGTGCAGGACTTCTGTAAGGCTGTATGCACATTGCTAGCTCTTGAAATTATTCATTTTCCGGACTGGCAAAAGCTTAAAGACATGGCTGACTACTTTGAGAACAGGTGGGGCCTTCCACAGTGTGTTGGTGCTATTGATGGGTCACACATACCAATAATAGCACCACAAGAATACCACACTGACTACTTCAACAGAAAAGGCTGGCATTCCATCATCCTCCAAGGAGTAGTGGATGGAAAAGGACTATTCTGGAGTGTGAATGTAGGAAAGCCTGGGAGCTTGCATGATGCTCGGGTTCTACGACTGTCCATATTTTGGGACTGGGTTGGCCAGGGAGGCCTGTATCCTGTTTGCACTAAGAACATTGGGGGGGTGAATGTTGGCTATTATGTGCTCGGGGACTCTGCCTACCCTTTACAAAATTGGCTCCTGAAACCATTTCCTGACAATGGCCGCCTGACACCAGAACAACAAACCTACAACAAGAAAACATCCAGGGCACGGTTCGTAGTTGAAAATGCATTCGGAAGACTTAAGGGTAGGTGGCGTTGTCTTATGAAGAGGAATGACAGTGACATTGCACTTGTCAAATCCATGGTGCTTACTTGCTTTGCTCTTCACAATCTTTGTGAAAGACATGGAGAAGACTTCCACCAGGATTGGAATACGTCTGCAGAAGAGCCAGGACGGGTAATTACACAGGATAGCGAAGAAGAGTGCAGTGAAATACGTCAGGCTCTTATGCGGCACCtcaacatttaatttcttaccctggttttattaacattttattacggttttattaaagttttaagaaagttttaagaaagttttacATTTAATCAGACACAGAcaaaaagtctctcctgttttttATTCAACTGAAAAAGTGATCTTTCCAAATATACTTACAGGTAcagagtaaaaatatatatttacaaataaaccttttttacaaaaaacaaaaataaatatatttaccaaaaaataaaacaaaagaagtgTACAGGTCCTGTGCTAGCTGAAAGGCACTACTGCCTGGGCAGTGACCTGGGATCACGACTGCCTCCCAGCACTTGAACAAGCTGCCCAAGGACACCAAGGAAGGCCTGGTTGAAGGTAGCCAACTGCTCCATCTGCTGCCGGGCGATTTCTGCCTCCTGGCGCCTCGCTTCCTGGGCATCCTGACGCAGTGCCTGAAACCGCCGCTCAGAAAGGTTCTCCATCCTTTCCTGCTGCCTTTTCTCTGCTGCCCGCATATCCTCCATGACTGTGCGCAAATCCAGCTGAAACCGTCTCCTATCACCTGGAATATACAAAAGAccataatagtgtttttttttttagcaattggtacaaaaaacaggtggatatatattatttaacataatgtaaataaggaaaagatgtaacacataagaacagtataagcacaaagtaaaataaacacaataaacacaatatacttaAGATAAGCTCAAAATACAACAAAATTTAAATAGCAGTATATACAGACAATGTACAATTAtgaattacaaatatatacaagcaaAAAAAGGCGCTATATGTTGACAGTGACAGTGAACATAAAAGTGAAGCAATATTATAAATACTGAAGCTGCACCTTAGAGTGTAGAATAGCTCCAAACACCACTAAATGTACAATCCAAAATAATAAGGTGcgctactatttaaaaaaaaatattatttaatataatgtGATATATTATAAAGTGCATGTGCGATGTGCAATATGTGAAAGTCCAAACAAGAGAAATATACACTCACAGTTTATAACTGGAATATGCAACACTGGCGATGGTTATCACTCAGGGTGACATAAAtatgcaaaataagcagaaaaagAGAATCATAGGATAGTATGActaaaatggaaacaaaataaaaaggaggGAATAAATCTCACTCACAAAGCAAGAGCAGTAagaagtctgctctaactgtataggcagaagtcctcttatctcaggacttAGAGACCTTTAAAAATCAGGACAGCAGCTGGATCCTTCTAAGACACTTTATTcatcagaaacattaaaaatcacaCAGAGTGATAAAGTGATAAAGCTCTTGTCACCCGTCCAGAAGATATCACCATACAGACAGCGTTCGCAatagatgaagactatggggaggggaggggggatgaagacccactatgggacagtttgttcagaatatattgttttctgggtttcttcctctaaaaactaggtgcgtcttatggtgaggtgcgtcttatggagcgaaaaatacgataAGTTTCTGTGAGTCCCTATTAAAATCTAATACCAGAGGTTGAAGCGTGttatctttactttttttttttttttttttgtcaatctttcttttattaaggcatacaaGTTGGGTTACAGAATGGAGAAAGTGAAATATACAAATGATACACAATGTAGGGCCGGTGCAGCAATGACATTAAAGTTGTACATTTCCGCGACATTTAtgcctcatttttgtttttatattgtgtaacgaaaacatattatatacaggcTTGAAAAACATGCAATGGTACGTGTGTGACAGTTCCACTATATACCATGTCTTAACATTGCTAGGAAGGCATAAAGCCTTAACTATGAACATGGGGATTATGTTGGTACGGTCATTTAACATACAGGCATTTATGGATGCATTATATGGAGGGAGGATATGTTAGATATGCGGGACACATTTGGTGTACAGATTAGACGCTAAAGACATGGTTCATCAGGTGAGTTGGGCTCGATGTATGCAATGCAAGAGGTCCGCTTCATGGAGTATTAGGTTAAAGTTGCCATGGCAGAATATCATAGAATATTCAAGATGGGTTATTTTTAGACATTTAccctaagagaaaaaaaaaaaaaaacaaaaaaaaaaacaaggaaaacaaaGCAAAACCGAAATCAAAAGCTCCTTGTAACCCCCTTCTGGATCTTATATGAGGCGCTTGGTTCGCACACCTCGCTAAACATATTGCATTTTGGTGGGGCTTACAGAACTGCTGGTTAATATACCAAGCTAAGCAGTTACTAGGCTAGCATGAGTAGCGAGAGCAGTATGCTTTTGTGCACGCTGAGCAGATAATCATATTGTGCTTGCATGAAGGGCTGTGAGGCTAGGTATTGAAATAAAGGGTAAAGATAACATTGTTAAATAAAATATGCTTTTGTAACTGTAGTGGTCACCTCCGTTATCCCGACATTACATTTGAATTAAGGGGCTGCACGCGTGTGTGTGCGGATGGTTTGCTAGCATCGTTAGTATAATTTTGAGACGGTACTTGGAGCAAAGTTAAAAGTGTTGTATCAGTAGGAGTGTGTCATCTATGAGCAAGCGTGGCCTGTGCACTTGAGAAGCGCTGAGGTGGGCTCGACAGCCGTTGCTCAGTGTCTGCTTGGGGACTTTAGGCGGTGTGCCTCTCTATATGGTAGAACACATTATGTTAGTACAGGTGTGGAGTATATTATGCGTGTAGCCAATATAGGTAAGCCTGGGTGCCTACTAGCTCTATGGAGCCGGTCGTTACATTGCCACTGGCCTACCCAGCAATGTGAGCTCGTCTGTTAAGGCGATTCCTGTAGTACTCCATTAACGGAGGGACTTGTGGTATATAAtcgatgtgtgtcagtataggtgGGCTGGTACACGTTGGTTGGGGTTGATTTGCCTCTTACatgtaagtgagagagagtgaaagAATACCAAAATTTTAACATTTAGGAACCCGTTATGTGAGGTCTGGCTGAGTAATGCTAACAGACAGGTTATACATGTAGCTTTCAACCATCTGGCTTGGAGTCTTGGGACTGTGGGTGGTCACATTTTGCGAAGTGTGGCATGCTtaagaaaagaaaagggaagagaaaaaaaaaaaaaaagagaaaacgagTTCGTATGGGACAGCGTGAAGACGTGCAATGCTGAAGCCATGTGATTAGGTCCAGCAGGGTTGGTGACCAGGCCAGCATGACACGGGTTCGGTGATGCTCTGTCCAAGAGTCCCGGTACCATCGAACCAACTgcaatgccttaactatggtatcctcttacttcctggttccacggagcctagccacacccctgtatgacacggtctgcctatttaatctgactgcaccagctgatcaaggctggattattgaactacgttccgtactcacgaaccggctacaacttcgttgtgaaaacctctgttaccagaccggactgaaagactctgcaagttcccttcacctctcctcatccacaactaaaagcttaacactctccatccaggataaacgcctctgaggagatctcgggaaccagtgttctatgtgccggaagctaagtaaaacctctgtgataagcattgcatctcaagctgttatttcctgtctccaaaatccttcgataatacaaaaccgttacagctaacttcaactcatactttatctcagttagctgcatctgtcttgcttcggttaaagtctatggaacagctattgtgactgcttatcacctaaaccgttgattctactaagagactctttattgattcagtgtctgcaatttactatcgtttactccttaaagctacagtgcctgtaattgtggacttcagttatcatttactacttaaagctacagtgcctgtaattgtggacttcagttatcatttactacttaaagctacagtgcctgtaattgtggacttcagttatcatttactacttaaagctacagtgcttataattgtggacttcagttatcgtttattacttaaaactacagtacctgtaaattggaattgaagtcaataccttttactttttataataaatattcaaactatacgaaatctgcagttgtgttccttcataacaaatgtttagacgtgacagaataatccagccattgtaatggatccagcagatttcgattctactataactacgctgaatcaaagagttgatacactagcccaaggtttgCAAGAccttcaagttactaatgaaagacttctcacttatgtcaaagacttacagacacatcctcctcatactgttctgcaatcacttagcgatcctgctgtatgtaaccctgaaaaattctatggtgatcgttccaaatataaggagattttttattcctgcaaattattgattgctttaaaacctagatcttatcccacagaaagatctaaggtttattcAATTATCtcgtttctgagaggtgaacctatgtcctgggcccatacctttttggacaatgatgaccccatcttagattcactggaggaattccttaaagccatgtctcttctttatgaagatccatacaaacaaaatactgctgaattaacaattagaaccttgttacaaaaccatagacccgttgaagattatattgctgaatttaaaagatgggcagtagaaacgcaatggaatgacatcgcattgcgcaaccagtttcgaatcggcttatctgaagctgtaaaagatgaactatccagaatagaactccctactactttgaatgctctgattcatctatcgatcaacattgacagaaggcttagagaaagaaagaccgaaaaggctctctcaacttcaactgggaaaaaatcatttcatcctccaaagcctcctgacaacccatccgaaccaatcgaacctatggaaatagggataataagaagtcccctcactcctgaagagaaaaatcgaagacgtacattaaacctctgcatgtattgtgcctctcaagttcatttagtctctgattgtccttcattgaaacggataaaaggcagtaggcagtctcatgcctcttccatcctaagtgtacttccctctacagcaaatactcaaatgtcccctatcgttcttgtattacagtgggacaataaaagaattatgactgaagctatcatcgattctggtgcaaatggagtattcatcgactcagcctttgtaaccaagaataaaatt
This Pelobates fuscus isolate aPelFus1 chromosome 3, aPelFus1.pri, whole genome shotgun sequence DNA region includes the following protein-coding sequences:
- the LOC134601779 gene encoding uncharacterized protein LOC134601779 yields the protein MSEETFLYLCAKLRPAMEKQTTNFRACLPVRKRVAIALWKLATNSEYRSIGHLFGVSKSSVCRCVQDFCKAVCTLLALEIIHFPDWQKLKDMADYFENRWGLPQCVGAIDGSHIPIIAPQEYHTDYFNRKGWHSIILQGVVDGKGLFWSVNVGKPGSLHDARVLRLSIFWDWVGQGGLYPVCTKNIGGVNVGYYVLGDSAYPLQNWLLKPFPDNGRLTPEQQTYNKKTSRARFVVENAFGRLKGRWRCLMKRNDSDIALVKSMVLTCFALHNLCERHGEDFHQDWNTSAEEPGRVITQDSEEECSEIRQALMRHLNI